One Candida dubliniensis CD36 chromosome 1, complete sequence genomic region harbors:
- a CDS encoding transcription factor, putative (Similar to S. cerevisiae STP2;~Similar to C. albicans STP2), protein MTISTTTNNQQQHQKVVNSTFNLYTWLKSVFQYCISLILSYGSNWLLVNNNQQHINYNSNDNDNDITSVKVKQSNVKPESTKIFPDLQKSNFTTYTAEKPLHQDILKPVICSTGITSRILPYTNDKGELEWKFTEVQGKELDEFKIHPQPTIKQQLSPADSNESLPKDSSITPASISDSPSHSETESTVANANQLFKCPDCDAEFRVRGYLTRHMKKHSTKKAYTCPFHDKSIYVDENNITHKCHSSGGFSRRDTYKTHLKSRHFNYEKPIKSAERSKVPGQCAMCGEHFSSAEIWCEIHVEGGECKFLPMGFKGKSRIKNRLKKQIQKNKMIDPELVPFASKVLEEVEQERQKKKNYKTHTTTESSIHSQESESSVDSTPLPMPISAPVPMSVPIPTSQHHHHQQQQQQAQQQHHHQVQPQQQSIATPASIYSSSSSSASSYESTHSPYTPQSSRSPLSHMYNPQQPVYFNQIVPTHVQESQKSQVKDDYDDEYCLDVDQLNSTFVNEIVANYLQIHDFHSMNQQQQQQQQQQQHQPGQHQQQYQQPSMYL, encoded by the coding sequence ATGACAATATCTACAACAACTAataaccaacaacaacatcagaAAGTGGTGAATTCAACTTTTAATCTATATACTTGGTTAAAATCAGTATTTCAATATTGTATATCATTAATCCTTTCATATGGTTCCAACTGGTTATTAGTGAATAATAACCAACAACACATCAACTACAATAGCAATGACAATGACAATGACATCACATCAGTTAAAGTTAAACAGTCTAATGTAAAACCTGAATCAACGAAAATATTCCCTGATTTACAAAAGAGCAATTTCACAACTTATACTGCAGAAAAACCACTCCATcaagatattttgaaaCCAGTAATTTGTTCAACTGGTATTACTAGTAGGATTTTACCTTATACCAATGACAAAGGTGAATTAGAATGGAAATTTACCGAAGTACAGGGGAAAGAATTGGATGAATTTAAAATACATCCACAACCAacaattaaacaacaattatctCCTGCTGATAGTAATGAAAGCCTCCCTAAAGACAGTTCAATAACCCCAGCTAGTATAAGTGATTCTCCACTGCATTCTGAAACTGAATCAACAGTTGCAAACgctaatcaattatttaaatgTCCTGATTGTGATGCAGAATTTAGAGTTCGTGGTTATTTAACAAGACATATGAAGAAACATTCAACGAAAAAAGCTTATACATGTCCATTCCATGATAAAAGTATTtatgttgatgaaaataatatcacTCATAAATGTCATTCTAGTGGAGGGTTTTCTAGAAGGGATACTTATAAGACCCATCTTAAACTGCGTCATTTTAATTATGAAAAACCAATCAAATCAGCTGAACGTTCTAAAGTTCCTGGACAATGTGCCATGTGTGGAGAGCATTTTAGTAGTGCTGAGATATGGTGTGAGATTCATGTTGAAGGTGGAGAATGTAAATTTTTACCAATGGGGTTCAAAGGTAAATCAAGAATCAAGAATAGATTGaagaaacaaatacaaaagaataaaatgaTTGATCCTGAATTGGTTCCATTTGCTAGTAAAGTTTTAGAAGAAGTTGAACAAGAACgacaaaagaagaagaattataaAACTCATACTACTACTGAATCATCAATACATTCTCAAGAGAGTGAAAGTTCAGTAGATTCTACACCATTACCAATGCCAATTTCTGCACCAGTACCGATGTCAGTGCCAATCCCAACTTCtcaacaccaccaccatcaacaacaacaacaacaagcacagcaacaacatcatcatcaagtacaaccacaacaacaatcaattgCTACACCAGCATCGAtatattcttcttcctcgTCCTCTGCATCATCATATGAATCCACTCATTCACCATATACTCCACAATCATCTCGTTCACCATTAAGTCATATGTATAATCCACAACAGCCAGTGtatttcaatcaaattgttcCAACTCATGTACAAGAGTCTCAAAAAAGTCAAGTCAaagatgattatgatgatgaatattGTCTTGACgttgatcaattgaatagTACGTTTGtcaatgaaattgttgcCAATTATTTACAAATTCATGATTTCCATTCAatgaatcaacaacaacaacaacaacaacaacaacaacaacatcaaccaggacaacatcaacaacaatatcaacaaccaTCTATGTATTTATGa
- a CDS encoding pre-mRNA splicing factor putative (Similar to C. albicans CWC26;~Similar to S. cerevisiae CWC26), protein MSRADYLSKYLNNESSDKPKKKKHKKSLASTTTTSMNIVVETPKPLGVPSIDNNEEYNDETNIHTQDNEDQHDEYAPVKLKTNQKSNKGFKRIDNGEVITTNNTPTTAPSSLVIKPNQETIYRDSSGRIINDIKQRQEDLKQQKLHEEQLKQFTEIKTSKQDQIIQEQEIFKPEPNLNNNYNNIDQFEDPMTSFIKDPTKKEFEDVVKSKFVYNKGINIPNRFNIPAGYFWDGIDRSNGFEQMYLRKQTEYNYDKIDSKINETYEIDIGDD, encoded by the coding sequence ATGTCAAGGGCAGATTATTTATctaaatatttgaataatgaaTCATCTGATAAacccaaaaagaaaaagcatAAGAAGAGCTTAGCttctacaacaacaacatcgatgaatattgttgttgaaactCCTAAACCATTAGGTGTACCATCTATTGATAACAATGAAGAATataatgatgaaacaaATATACACACACAAGACAATGAAGATCAACATGATGAATATGCTCCAGTGAAACTAAAAACtaatcaaaaatcaaataaaggTTTCAAACGAATAGATAATGGAGAAGTAATAACTACAAATAATACACCTACTACAGctccttcttctttggtAATAAAACCTAATCAAGAAACTATATACCGTGATTCATCGGGGCGtataataaatgatatCAAACAACGACAAGAAgatttaaaacaacaaaaattacatgaagaacaattgaaacaatttactgaaattaaaacatcTAAACAAGATCAAATTAttcaagaacaagaaatatttaaacCCGAACCCAACctcaataataattataataatattgatcaatttgaaGATCCTATGACATCATTTATTAAAGATCCtaccaaaaaagaatttgaagatgttgttaaatcaaaatttgtttataataAAGGCATTAATATACCTAATCGATTTAATATTCCTGCTGGGTATTTTTGGGATGGAATTGATCGTAGTAATGGATTTGAACAAATGTATCTTCGTAAACAAACTGAATATAATtatgataaaattgattcaaaaattaatgaaacttatgaaattgatattggtGATGATTGA
- a CDS encoding aspartate-glutamate carrier protein, mitochondrial, putative (Similar to C. albicans AGC1) — protein sequence MSSLSSELKAKEIFNQFATVGANEEKIITLPDFVNVLSPFTTDIPKQAFSLLYLIADAEKKGFVTEDNWLKFVNTLTSPDGEYKLLYQFLSGQQNTNSKITYSQCIDILNKINSSIDSNYQQKLIKLNWIYFPKFFEPNGSIEFNDFVTLISYLPVTKLIGNFEIAASKTKTVNGEELVRLLSTNLNHKLSNKLKINLHNVTDFFGKQQDYTLSNLLFIYDALSKVDLINEVIVNTPPTTKDKDDILINKTDLYNHLNDPLLKSANFKPVSRLELDLLFYLINKKTDEDIPRRELVSFLNPNFNNNLNTLSPIFEHSQSKHSTIEAGDNFSLWPLYDSLYSFFLGSIAGCIGATAVYPIDLVKTRMQAQKHNALYDNSLDCFKKILQKEGFKGLYSGLGAQLVGVAPEKAIKLTVNDLVRGIGSNEDGSITMKWEILAGSTAGGCQVIFTNPLEIVKIRLQMQGNTKNLSKPGEIPHKHLNASQIIRQLGLRGLYKGASACLLRDVPFSAIYFPTYANLKKHMFGFDPNDQSKHKKLSTWQLLIAGALAGAPAAFFTTPADVIKTRLQVAGKKNDIKYKGILDCGASILKYEGLSAFFKGSLARVFRSSPQFGFTLASYELLQNLFPLHPPLTRESSFKGISGYPGVYNLTNDQVYNSQEKNERLILMNKSELSPTIDITTTTATNVNDALVKLPAEYIYKSQDAVKLLLDIDYKFGNFNYDSYVNYIKKK from the coding sequence atgAGTTCTTTGAGTTCAGAATTGAAAGCCaaagaaattttcaatcaatttgcAACAGTTGGTGCAAATGAAGAGAAAATCATTACTTTACCTGATTTTGTTAATGTTTTATCTCCATTTACTACTGATATCCCTAAGCAAGCATTTTCacttttatatttgattgCTGATgctgaaaaaaaagggtTTGTTACTGAAGATAATTGGTTGAAATTTGTTAACACTTTGACTTCACCTGATGgtgaatataaattattatatcaatttctttctgGTCAACAAAACACAAATTCTAAAATCACTTATTCACAATgtattgatattttgaataaaattaattcatcaatagattcaaattatcaacaaaaacttataaaattgaattggatttatttccccaaattttttgaacCTAATGGTTccattgaatttaatgattttgtcACTTTAATTAGTTATTTACCCGTAACCAAATTAATTGggaattttgaaattgctgcttcaaaaaccaaaacagTTAATGGTGAAGAATTGGTTagattattatcaacaaatttaaatcataaactttccaataaattgaaaattaatttacaTAATGTTACTGATTTTTTCGGTAAACAACAAGATTATACTTTatctaatttattatttatttatgatGCTTTGAGTAAagttgatttgatcaatgaaGTCATTGTCAATACTCCACCAACTActaaagataaagatgatattttaatcaataaaaccgatttatataatcatttgaatgatccattattaaaatctGCCAATTTTAAACCAGTTTCAAGATTAGaacttgatttattattttatttaattaataaaaaaactgatgaagatattCCTAGAAGAGAATTAGtatcatttttaaatccaaattttaataataatttaaatactTTATCACCAATTTTTGAACATTCCCAAAGTAAACATTCAACTATTGAAGCTGGagataatttttctttatggCCACTTTATGATTcattatattcatttttcttAGGATCAATTGCTGGATGTATTGGTGCCACAGCAGTTTatccaattgatttggttAAAACTAGAATGCAAGCACAAAAGCATAATGCTTTGTATGATAATTCATTAgattgttttaaaaaaattttacaaaaGGAAGGATTTAAAGGATTATATTCTGGATTAGGTGCTCAATTAGTTGGAGTTGCTCCAGAAAAAGCCATTAAATTAACTGTTAATGATTTAGTTCGTGGGATTGGTAGTAATGAAGATGGTAGTATTACTATGAAATGGGAAATTTTAGCAGGTCTGACTGCTGGTGGATGTCAAGTTATTTTCACTAATCCATTAgaaattgttaaaattAGATTACAAATGCAAGgtaatacaaaaaatttaagTAAACCTGGAGAAATTCCTCATAAACATTTAAATGCTAGTCAAATCATTAGACAATTAGGTTTAAGAGGATTATATAAAGGAGCAAGTGCATGTCTTTTAAGAGATGTACCATTTTCAGCAATTTATTTCCCAACTTATgctaatttgaaaaaacatATGTTTGGATTTGATCCAAATGATCAATCTAAACATAAAAAACTTTCTACTTGgcaattattaattgctGGTGCTTTAGCTGGTGCACCAGCAGCTTTTTTCACTACACCAGCTGATGTTATTAAAACTAGATTACAAGTTGctggtaaaaaaaatgacatTAAATATAAAGGGATTTTAGATTGTGGAgcatcaattttaaaatatgAAGGATTAAGTGCTTTTTTCAAAGGTTCATTAGCAAGAGTTTTCCGATCATCACCACAATTTGGTTTTACTTTAGCATCAtatgaattattacaaaattTATTCCCATTACATCCTCCATTAACTCGTGAATCTAGTTTTAAAGGTATTAGTGGATATCCTGGAGTTTATAATTTGACTAATGATCAAGTTTATAATtctcaagaaaaaaatgaaagattaatattaatgaataaatcTGAATTATCTCCAACAATTGatatcaccaccactactGCTACTAATGTTAATGATGCTTTAGTTAAATTACCAGctgaatatatttataaatctCAAGATGCcgttaaattattattggatattgattataaatttggtaatttcaattatgaTTCTTATgttaattatattaaaaagaaatag